GCCGAGCTGACCCGAGGTACCGATGCGGCGCCGCCGCGGATACGATCTCTCGCGCTCACCTGACGTTCGCCGGGCCGATCTTGTACTGAGCCGAGGTCATCCATTCGAACTTGGCAAACGAGCGGCGAACATCGTGGTTGTGGTGAACACCCAGGGATCGAAAGGGAATTCACCCCCGCGTCTTCGGCGCACAGCTACTCTCGGACCGGCGTCACTTTGTTACGGAACCGATATCTGAGGGAGTTGGCGAAAAAATGACCGTCTCGTCCGAATTGTCCAGCGCGGCGTGGGCTGCGAGTTTGCCGCAGTCGCTGCGCGGCGACCTCGCGACGCTCGAGGAGGCGTACTTCCGCCACGTCGATGCGGGCGATGTGGACTGTGCGATCACCGGGATCACTCAGATCTTCCGTCGGCACACCGAGCTGGCGATGACGCGTCCCGCCGGTCGTGCCCTGGTGCGGGTGTACCACCAGGACGACGGCTCGGGCATCGGTGCCGCGGTACAACTCGTCACCGATGACATGCCGCTGCTCGTCGAATCGATCAGCTCGTCCCTGAGCCGGATCGGCGTCAGCGTGAGCGAGGTGATCCACCCGATCTTCGAGGTCGAGCGGGACGCGGACGGACGGTTGACGCACGCCGTCGCGCATGAGGTGGACGGCACCGGCCCGACCGGGCTGAGCGAATCGTGGATGCATGTGCAACTGCACCCGTCGACCAGTCCGGCGCTGCTGGCCAAGGTGGAGGCCGCCATGCCGGACGTGGTCGCCGACGTGCGCCAGGTGATCGGCGACACCGAGGCCATCAAGGATGTGCAGAGCAGGCTGGCCGAAGACCTGGAGTTCGCCGCGAAATCCGGGACCGCGCCGTTCAGCGCCACCGACCTCGTCGACACCGCCAAGCTGCTGCGCTGGCTGGCGCATGAAAAATTCACCGTGCTCGGCTACGCCCGATACCGCCTGAGCAGCGACCATGGGCAGGAGAGGTCCAACGCCCTGTCCGGCACCTGCCTCGGCGTGCTCCGTCCAGATGTCGGAACCGATTTCCAGGTACCGGTCAACGGCGGCGACCGGCCGCTGCTCATGCTGACCCAGGGTTTGGTCCCCGCCACCGTGCACCGCTCGGTGTACCCGTACTTCGTCGGCGTCGCCGACTTCGACGAGACCGGAACGATCATCGGCGAGCACCTGTTCATCGGCGTCTTCACCGTCACCGCTGTACACGAGAACGTGCTGGATATCCCGGTGATCGAGCGCAGGGTGCGTTCGGTGATCGAGGAGAGCGGGTTCGACTTGGAGTCGTTCTCCGGTCAGGCGATGCTCGAGGTCATCCAGTCCTTCCCGCGGACCGAACTGTTCTCCTCCGACGCCGAGACGCTGCGCCGCACCGCCGCCGCAGTGCTGAACGTTGGCCTGCGCCGTCAGGTGCGGTTGTTCCTGCGGGCGGACACCTACGGTCGTTTCGTCGCCTGCCTGGTTTACCTCCCGCGCGACCGCTACACCACCAGGGTGCGGCTGGAGATGCAGGAAATCCTGGTCCGCGAACTGGGTGGTGTCTCCATCGACTACTCCGCGCGGGTGGGCGAAAGTGATTTGGCACGTGTGTATTTCACGGTGCGCATGCCCGAGGCCGAGTTCGGTGTCGCGCGCCACTCACCGCCGGCCGCGGACACCTCAGAACCCAACCGGCTGCGTCTCCAGAACCTGCTCGCGGAGGCGAGCCGGACCTGGGAAGACCACCTGAACGACGCGGTGAGCACGTCGACGGTGCTCGACCCTGCGGTGGTGCAGCGTTACGCGGAAGCCTTCCCCGAGGGCTACAAGCAGGACTTCGCCTCCGACCGCGCTCTCGCCGACATCGTGCGCCTGGAACGGCTGCGCGACGGTGGTATCGACCAGTACCTCTACCGCAAAGCGGAGTCGGAGCCGGGCTCGTGGCGCTTCACCCTCTACATCGGCGGCAGCGGGATCTCGCTGAGCCAGGTGCTCCCGGTGCTGCAGAGCCTGGGCGTCGAGGTGGTGGACGAGCGGCCGTACCAGATCGAGCTGGGGACGCCGCCGGACGGTGCCGGGGGCGCCACTGGTGAACGGTGGATCTACGACTTCGGTTTGCTGGCCCGACCCGAGCTGCTGCGCAGCTCGCTGGACCGAGACCTGGACGCGGAGCTGCTCGAATCCTCCAAGCGCGCCGACGTGCTGGAGGCGGAGGTGCGCGGATTACGCGAGCGGTTCATCGGCGCCGTCGAGGCAGTCTGGTACGGCCGCGCCGAGGCCGATGGTCTCAACGAGCTCGTGCTGCGCGCCCGGCTGCCATGGCGTGCCGTTTCGATCTTGCGGACCTACGCGAAGTATTTGCAGCAGACCGGTTTTCCGTACAGTCAGGCCAACATCTGCCGCGTGCTGCTCACCTATCCGGATGTCGCCCGGCTGTTCGTCGATCTGTTCGCGGCGCGCTTCGATCCGGACATTGTCTCCGCCGAACACGCTTCCGGGCTGGAGACCCAGGTGCACGGCCGGATCGACGAGGTCGTCAGCCTGGATGCGGACCGCATCCTGCGCGCGATTCTCGGCCTGATCAAGGCGACCCTGCGCACCAATTACTACGTGACAGACGCCGAAGGTGTGTCGCGCGACTACGTCTCGGTAAAGGTGGAGCCGCATGCGATTGCGGAGTTGCCGAAGCCGAGGCCGCAGTTCGAGATTTTTGTGTACTCGCCCAAGGTGGAGGGTGTGCATCTGCGTTTCGGTTCGGTGGCGCGTGGTGGTTTGCGGTGGTCGGATCGGTTGGAGGATTTCCGGACCGAGGTTTTGGGTTTGGTGAAGGCGCAGGCGGTGAAGAACGCGGTGATCGTGCCGGTGGGTGCGAAGGGCGGGTTCGTGGTGAAGCAGCCGCCTGCGGCGACGGGTGATCCGGTGGCGGATCGTCAGGCGCTGGGTGCGGAGGGTGTGGCGTGCTATCGCACGTTCATTTCTGGTTTGCTGGATATCACCGACAATGTGGATCGTGTGTCCGGTGAGGTGCTGCCGCCGGCTCGGGTGGTGCGTCGTGATGGTGATGACACTTATTTGGTTGTTGCTGCGGATAAGGGGACTGCGACGTTCTCTGATATCGCGAACGATGTTGCGCAGAGTTACGGGTTCTGGCTTGGGGATGCGTTCGCTTCTGGTGGTTCCGCGGGGTATGACCACAAGGCGATGGGTATCACGGCCAAGGGTGCGTGGGAGAGTGTCAAGCGGCATTTCCGTGAGATGGAGATCGACACGCAGACGCAGGATTTCACTGTTGTCGGTGTGGGTGACATGAGTGGTGATGTGTTCGGTAACGGGATGTTGTTGTCGGAGCACATTCGTTTGGTGGCGGCGTTCGACCACCGCCACATCTTCCTCGACCCGGCTCCGGACGCGGTCCGTTCGTTCCAGGAACGTCAGCGTATGTTCGCGCTTCCGCGTTCCTCGTGGGCCGATTACGACGCTTCGCTGATCAGCCCAGGCGGCGGCGTATGGGACCGCACCGTGAAGTCGGTGCCGATCAGCCCGCAAGCCAGGAAGGCGCTCGGGCTGGCCGACGACGTAGCGGCGCTGTCACCGCCGGAACTGGTGCGCGCCATCCTGCTCGCCCCGGCCGACCTGCTGTGGAACGGTGGTATCGGCACTTATGTCAAGGCCAGCACCGAGACCAATGCCGATGTGGGTGACAAGTCCAACGACGCGGTACGGGTGAACGCGAACCAATTGCGGGTCAAGGTAATCGGCGAGGGCGGTAACCTGGGCGCGACGGCGCTGGGCCGGATCGAGTTCTGCCGCAACGGCGGCAAGATGAATACCGACGCGCTGGACAACTCGGCGGGCGTGGACTGCTCCGACCACGAGGTCAACATCAAGGTGCTGCTGGACGGCGTGGTCAGCAGCGGTGAGCTGCCGGAGGCCGACCGCAATCCGCTGCTCGCCTCGATGACCGACGAGGTCGCGCAGATGGTCTTGCAGGACAACGTGGCGCAAAACTTCCTCATGGGACTCTCGCGCACCGACGCGCCGCAGATGCTCCATGTGCACACGCGGCTCATCCAAAATCTGGAGGAGCGCCGCGGCCTGGACCGCGAACTCGAGGCGCTGCCCTCGGATCAGGAGATGAAGCGCAGGCTGGAGGAGGGCGCGGGTCTGGCGTCGCCGGAGCTGGCCAACCTGATGGCGCACGTGAAGCTGTCGCTCAAGGCCGACCTGCTCGACTCCGACCTGCCCGACAGTCAGTACTTCGCCGCCTGGCTGCCCGCATACTTCCCGACGCCGCTGCGCGGCAGGTTCGGCACGGCGATCAAGAGACACCGGCTGCGCAGGGAAATCGTCACCACCATGATCGCGAACGAGATGGTGGACTACGGTGGCATCACCTACGCGCACCGGCTGAGCGAGGAAATCGGCGCCACCACCACCGACGCGGTGCGCGCGTTCGCCGCGGCCAGCGGGATCTTCGGCCTGCACGCCATGTGGACAAGGATCCGGGAATGCGACGCGCCCACCTCGGTGCGCGACCTGCTCGAACTCGAGACGAAGCGGACCCTGGACCGAGCGTCCCGGTGGTTCCTGAGCAACCGCCCGCAGCCGATCGCGGTCGGCGCGGAGATCAACAGGTACAGCACCGACGTGCGCGAGCTCGCGCCGAAGGTGCCGGGTTGGCTGCGCGGACACCACGTGACCAGCCTTACGGATCAAGCTGCCGAGCTGATCGCACGCGGCGCCCCGACTGACCTGGCCACCGAGGTCTTCGGCTTGCTCACCCTGTTCCCGGTGCTGGACATCGTGGACATCGCCGACATCACCGACCGGGACGGCGACGAGGTCGGCTCGCTGTACTACGCGCTCAACGATCACCTCAAGATCGACTGGCTGCTGGAGGCGGTCAGCCACCTCGAACGCGGCGACCGCTGGCACTCGCTGGCCCGGCTCGCGCTGCGTGACGATATGTACGGGTCGTTGCGCTCGCTCACCCTCGACGTACTCTCCGGCGGTGACCCGGAGGAGACCGCGGACGAGAAGATTGCATACTGGGAGTCGAAGAATCAGTCCCGGCTCGGCCGAGCCAGGGCGGCACTGTCGGAGTTGTTCGAGTCCGGAACCCACGATCTCGCCACGCTGTCTGTTGCGGCGCGGCAAGTGCGGAGCATGGTGAGCGGGGTGGGCGCCCAATCGGAGGTACCACGTTGACGAGTTCGTCGCACGCTGGCGAAAAGGCGCTGGGCAGCGCTGTGCTGCCTAGGCGCTTTCACACCAAGGTAGACGTCAGATGGTCGGACATGGATGTGTTCCAGCACGTCAACCATGCCCGAATGGTGACGCTGCTGGAGGAGGCGCGGATCCCATGGCTGTTCGAGGACGGCCGCCCGACCGCTGCGCTGCGCGAGGGCTGCGTGCTCGCCGACCTGCGGGTCCGCTACCGCGGCCAGCTGCGGCACGAGGACACACCGCTCGATATCGCCATGTGGATCGAGCAGCTGCGCGCGGTCGACTTCACCATCGGCTACGAGGTGCACGCCGCTGGCGCGGCGCCTGATACGGCGCCTGCGGTGATCGCTTCCACGCAGATCGCGGCGTTCGACATGCGGGCGCAGCGGCTCCGTCGGCTCACGGACTCCGAGCGGGATTACCTCTCCGAGTGGATGGAGTGAGCGATCGTGGGTCGGTGATCACTGAATGGTGACGGCAGAGCAGCCGTGATGGCAGAACAACGAGTGCTGCATGTATCCGATCCGGCGGAGCGGGAGAATCTTGCGACATTCCTGACCCGGGCCGTGCGGCTGGACCAAGCGGCGGTGGTGCGCCTGCGCCGTCGCGGGGAGCGCTACCTCTCGGCCTGGGTGGCGACGGGTTTCGATGCGTTGGCGGTGCGCACCGTGGTCGCCGAGCTCGGCGTTGACGATGTGACCGTCGCCGCCGACTCGGTGCTGGCCGGGCTGGCGACCAATAGTCCGATCGACCTGGGGTATTCGATGGACTCCGCCTGGCGCGGCGCGCTGCCGCCCTCGGACGGCTTCGCACATATCGATGACGTGCCCGCGCGCACGCTGGTCGACCTCGCCGAGCAGGGTGCGCAGCTGGCGAAGGAACATGG
The DNA window shown above is from Nocardia sp. NBC_01730 and carries:
- a CDS encoding acyl-CoA thioesterase — translated: MGSAVLPRRFHTKVDVRWSDMDVFQHVNHARMVTLLEEARIPWLFEDGRPTAALREGCVLADLRVRYRGQLRHEDTPLDIAMWIEQLRAVDFTIGYEVHAAGAAPDTAPAVIASTQIAAFDMRAQRLRRLTDSERDYLSEWME
- a CDS encoding NAD-glutamate dehydrogenase, whose product is MTVSSELSSAAWAASLPQSLRGDLATLEEAYFRHVDAGDVDCAITGITQIFRRHTELAMTRPAGRALVRVYHQDDGSGIGAAVQLVTDDMPLLVESISSSLSRIGVSVSEVIHPIFEVERDADGRLTHAVAHEVDGTGPTGLSESWMHVQLHPSTSPALLAKVEAAMPDVVADVRQVIGDTEAIKDVQSRLAEDLEFAAKSGTAPFSATDLVDTAKLLRWLAHEKFTVLGYARYRLSSDHGQERSNALSGTCLGVLRPDVGTDFQVPVNGGDRPLLMLTQGLVPATVHRSVYPYFVGVADFDETGTIIGEHLFIGVFTVTAVHENVLDIPVIERRVRSVIEESGFDLESFSGQAMLEVIQSFPRTELFSSDAETLRRTAAAVLNVGLRRQVRLFLRADTYGRFVACLVYLPRDRYTTRVRLEMQEILVRELGGVSIDYSARVGESDLARVYFTVRMPEAEFGVARHSPPAADTSEPNRLRLQNLLAEASRTWEDHLNDAVSTSTVLDPAVVQRYAEAFPEGYKQDFASDRALADIVRLERLRDGGIDQYLYRKAESEPGSWRFTLYIGGSGISLSQVLPVLQSLGVEVVDERPYQIELGTPPDGAGGATGERWIYDFGLLARPELLRSSLDRDLDAELLESSKRADVLEAEVRGLRERFIGAVEAVWYGRAEADGLNELVLRARLPWRAVSILRTYAKYLQQTGFPYSQANICRVLLTYPDVARLFVDLFAARFDPDIVSAEHASGLETQVHGRIDEVVSLDADRILRAILGLIKATLRTNYYVTDAEGVSRDYVSVKVEPHAIAELPKPRPQFEIFVYSPKVEGVHLRFGSVARGGLRWSDRLEDFRTEVLGLVKAQAVKNAVIVPVGAKGGFVVKQPPAATGDPVADRQALGAEGVACYRTFISGLLDITDNVDRVSGEVLPPARVVRRDGDDTYLVVAADKGTATFSDIANDVAQSYGFWLGDAFASGGSAGYDHKAMGITAKGAWESVKRHFREMEIDTQTQDFTVVGVGDMSGDVFGNGMLLSEHIRLVAAFDHRHIFLDPAPDAVRSFQERQRMFALPRSSWADYDASLISPGGGVWDRTVKSVPISPQARKALGLADDVAALSPPELVRAILLAPADLLWNGGIGTYVKASTETNADVGDKSNDAVRVNANQLRVKVIGEGGNLGATALGRIEFCRNGGKMNTDALDNSAGVDCSDHEVNIKVLLDGVVSSGELPEADRNPLLASMTDEVAQMVLQDNVAQNFLMGLSRTDAPQMLHVHTRLIQNLEERRGLDRELEALPSDQEMKRRLEEGAGLASPELANLMAHVKLSLKADLLDSDLPDSQYFAAWLPAYFPTPLRGRFGTAIKRHRLRREIVTTMIANEMVDYGGITYAHRLSEEIGATTTDAVRAFAAASGIFGLHAMWTRIRECDAPTSVRDLLELETKRTLDRASRWFLSNRPQPIAVGAEINRYSTDVRELAPKVPGWLRGHHVTSLTDQAAELIARGAPTDLATEVFGLLTLFPVLDIVDIADITDRDGDEVGSLYYALNDHLKIDWLLEAVSHLERGDRWHSLARLALRDDMYGSLRSLTLDVLSGGDPEETADEKIAYWESKNQSRLGRARAALSELFESGTHDLATLSVAARQVRSMVSGVGAQSEVPR